From the genome of Bacteroidota bacterium:
GTCTGAATATTTTAATTCTATGAAATAACATTGGGTTGTAAAGCTAATAGCTCAGTAAAATTATTGCGATTGAAAATATACATATAATCAAATTACTTGATACGATTGATTGTCAAACCATATTGCCAAAATCTTGCCAGTAATAAGCAAATAATTGAGGTAAATATTTACTTATTATTGAGAAAATATGTATCCTATTTGGTTCTATGAATTAAGTCTGTAACTTGATCCATGTGTAAATAAATAAGTTGCGGTTTCTGTAGAAAGAACGGGACAAATATCTAACTATATCATTCTAGATACGGGATTAATTATTGATCACGCAAAGTTTGTTGGGGTAGATATTTGGGATATTTGACTTCATATGAAATGTACAAAGAGCTTCCACAATTAGACCTAATTTACAGAATAAAGCACGCTCGAGCAAAAAAGATATACTAAAAGCAAATAACCTTACTGACTATATTTTGTCAATTATCTCTTCGCGTATAAATAGAATAAGTAATGATTTATTCATTCATTTTGAAGGTTCATGTAACTTCGCTACACATTAAGCAGAAAAAAAATAGTGAGATATAAACAATTCATCCTTGCTGTACTACAGAAATTAAAACTTGCACTTATGGATATGATTCCGATAATAGTGGTAGTTGTTTTTTTTCAGCTTGTTGTTATTCAAAAGCCATTTCCTCAAATTGGAGAAGTAATATTCGGTTTCCTGTTTGTAATAGTGGGGTTGATGCTATTCGTAGAAGGCTTGAAGATTGGTTTATTTCCAATTGGTGAGTCGATGGCTTTCGCACTTGCAAAAAAAGGAAGCCTTATGTGGCTAATGATTTTTTCCTTTGTTCTTGGTTTCTCTACAACGATTGCAGAACCTGCCTTAATTGCAGTGGCAAAGGAGGCTTCAATAATAACTTCTGGTGCTGGCTTAATTGAAAGCAGTCAAAAAACTATGGATTTTTATGCTTTAGGATTGCGATTGACTGTGGCTTTTTCAGTTGGCTTAGCTATCGTTATTGGAGTATTAAGGATTCTTAAGGGCTGGCCTTTATACTATTTAATCATCGGTGGATATATTTTGGTTATGTTGATGACCATAATAGCCCCAAAAGAGATTATTGGTCTGGCATACGATGCAGGAGGAGTTACTACCTCTACGATTACTGTTCCATTAGTAACGGCTTTAGGGGTTGGGCTTGCTACTGTGATCAAAGGAAGAAGCCCGTTAACAGATGGTTTTGGCCTGATTGCATTTGCTTCGCTTCTACCAATGATTTTTGTGATGGCATATGGCTTATTTTGGTTTTAAGAAATATATAGACTAATGTTGGATTTTTTGATGGATTTTGTTTTGGTATTGCTTTCAACACTGCGAGATGTATTGCCTATTTTAATAGTGATCATTTTTTTTCAAATTGTAGTACTAAAACAATCCATACCCCATCTTAAAAAAGTGATTTTTGGAGGGGTTTTAGTCGTTTTTGGACTTGCATTTTTTTTGGTGGGACTAGAAAAAGCACTTTTCCCTGTTGGAAAGATCATGGCAACTCAATTATCTGATCCAGCCTTTATCGGAATCTCATCAGGTGAACCATCAAAATGGTGGTCATATTACTGGATTTACATTTTTGCAGCATTAATAGGTTTTTCTACTACTATTGCTGAACCCTCACTTATTGCTGTTGCAATAAAAGCCGATGAGGTTTCTGCTGGAACAATAAGTCAAAAGGGACTTCGTGTTACAGTAGCGCTTGGAGTAGCTTTTGCATTGGCGCTAGGAACATTCAGAATTGTTACAGGAACATCCTTATTTATCTACATCATGGTAGGATATCTTATTGTAATCGTTCAGACTTTTTTTACGCCTAAAAGACTAATTGCCTTAGCCTATGATTCAGGAGGAGTTACTACTTCAACTGTGACTGTTCCGCTGGTAGCTGCACTCGGATTAGGACTATCAAGCACAGTACCAGGCAGAAACCCTGCGATTGATGGATTTGGGCTCATCGCATTTGCCAGCTTATTCCCAATTATTACAGTTTTGGGATATGCACAATTCATGGAATTGAAATCACGATTGTTAAATATAAAAATTAATAAAGATGCAGTTTAAATTAATAATGGCCTTTGTCAAACCCAACATTACAGATGCTGTGGTTGACGCTGTGAAGGAAGCGGGAGCTACCGGAGCTACAATTATACCTGCCAGAGGCACAGGAATGCATGAAGCAAAGTCCTTTTTTGGACTAAGTATTGAGGCTCAAACAGATATTATTGTGTTTCTTGTGGAAGAACACGTTGTAGAAAACCTTATGAAAGTCATACAGTTGGCGGGCAAATTTGATAAGCCAGGTACAGGCATTGCATTTGTTTTACCAGTAGAACATATAGCGGGCTTAGATACTCAAATGAAGAAATTCAAGGATCAGGCTCGTGACAAGTATTTTTAGAGCAAATCGATAAAGGATTTCTCATATTTACATTACAAGGAAAGCATAAGCCATTGCATGGCTTTATAATAAAATTCATTAGTGGATATAACATAAATAACAGAGTATACATGGATGCAAAAAGAAGTTTTCAGAGTGCTAAGGATGTCATGACGAAAAAGATAGTTTTCGTAGATGGTATGGCTACTGCCAAGGAGGCGGTTGAAATAATGCGTAAAGAAAAGGTTGAAGCTTTAATCGTTAAAAAACGGCACGAGCAAGATGCCTATGCAATTGTGAACGTTCATGATTGTATTAAAGGTGTAATTATTCCTGACAAAACATCAGAGGAGGTTAATGTTTTTGAGATAATGACCAAGCCTGCTATATGCGTACAAGCTAATATGGACGTGCGCTACGTTGCAAGTTTGCTGATGAAGGTTGGTTTCAGGATGGCTCCAGTTGAAGAAAATGGGGAATACATAGGAATGGTTTCATTGTCCGATTTGATTTTAGACAACTTACTATTCTAATCTTTGAAACTAGCAGAAACTAAATTTTAGTATGGATTGTATTTGAAAGGGAAGTGAAATATAGAAAATCGATACAAAAACATATATTGGGAATTTGGCAGATAGTACAAATAATGAAAGACTTAACCTCTCGTATGAGTTTAAAACTCCAAATAGAGCGTGTGTAATAATATGGCTTAATTTACTTTTAAGCAATTACCAGCCGGGTTAAATGTATAAGGGTACAAGAGAGCATTAGTGAATTTTCTGACAGATGTATTATTGATTGAAATTAGTGTTGTTTGCTCTTATATGAACACATTAATGACCCCTCAGGCGGCTCCTAAAAACAAAAAACGCCCT
Proteins encoded in this window:
- a CDS encoding DUF1538 domain-containing protein — encoded protein: MDMIPIIVVVVFFQLVVIQKPFPQIGEVIFGFLFVIVGLMLFVEGLKIGLFPIGESMAFALAKKGSLMWLMIFSFVLGFSTTIAEPALIAVAKEASIITSGAGLIESSQKTMDFYALGLRLTVAFSVGLAIVIGVLRILKGWPLYYLIIGGYILVMLMTIIAPKEIIGLAYDAGGVTTSTITVPLVTALGVGLATVIKGRSPLTDGFGLIAFASLLPMIFVMAYGLFWF
- a CDS encoding DUF1538 domain-containing protein → MLDFLMDFVLVLLSTLRDVLPILIVIIFFQIVVLKQSIPHLKKVIFGGVLVVFGLAFFLVGLEKALFPVGKIMATQLSDPAFIGISSGEPSKWWSYYWIYIFAALIGFSTTIAEPSLIAVAIKADEVSAGTISQKGLRVTVALGVAFALALGTFRIVTGTSLFIYIMVGYLIVIVQTFFTPKRLIALAYDSGGVTTSTVTVPLVAALGLGLSSTVPGRNPAIDGFGLIAFASLFPIITVLGYAQFMELKSRLLNIKINKDAV
- a CDS encoding P-II family nitrogen regulator, producing the protein MQFKLIMAFVKPNITDAVVDAVKEAGATGATIIPARGTGMHEAKSFFGLSIEAQTDIIVFLVEEHVVENLMKVIQLAGKFDKPGTGIAFVLPVEHIAGLDTQMKKFKDQARDKYF
- a CDS encoding CBS domain-containing protein yields the protein MDAKRSFQSAKDVMTKKIVFVDGMATAKEAVEIMRKEKVEALIVKKRHEQDAYAIVNVHDCIKGVIIPDKTSEEVNVFEIMTKPAICVQANMDVRYVASLLMKVGFRMAPVEENGEYIGMVSLSDLILDNLLF